TTTCGCACAGTTCCGGGGTTATGCGCTGGGGCAGGGTGACAGGCACTCTTGTACCTAACCTTACGATCTCTACATGAGGAATACTAAAGAGTTCCCCTAAAAGCCAGTCCAGCCTTTTATCCGATACAAGAAGGGCATCTCCTCCCGAAAGCAGGACATCCCTTACTTCAGGATGCATCCTGACATACTCGATCCCTTCCCGGATTGCTTTTTCAGAATAGTCATATTCTCTGTTGCCGACTCTGCGCTTGCGGGTGCAGTGCCTGCAGTACATTCCGCAGCGGTTTGAAATAAGGAAAAGCACCCTGTCAGGGTACCTGTGTGTAATACAGCTCTCTTCTGATGGTGAATCCTGGTCTTCACAGAGAGGGTCTTCAAGTTCCCAGAAAGATTTTTGAAGCTCGGCTGAAATGGGGACAGCCTGCATCCGAATAGGACAGTCAGGATCTTCCGGATCTATAAGGGATGCGTAATAAGGAGAAATTGCCATGGGAAAAACTTCCAGGGCCTTTTTTATATCTTCTTTCTCAGACTCCGAGAGAGGAATAAGTTTTTCAAGTTCTTCCACAGTCGTAATTCTATGTCTGTACTGCCATTTCCAGTCTGAAAATTCTTCTTCAGATACGTTAAAACAGTCTTTAATCTTGGATCTCACGTTTGAACCTCGTGAAAGCTGGATGAAAAATTAGGGACAGATGTCCAAAATATAGGAAAAATTGATTCCTGTTCAGTAAATTAATTTCTGTTTTTTCCAGCTTATTTAAAGAAAATGCGTCTTTAATTGATTAATGTTAAGAGTAAACACATATATTAAATACTTTTTTGTCTAAAGGAGTTCTAATATTTCTTTTATTGAGATAATAAGCTCCAAAAAACCTCGTTTTATAGCCAGTTTTTCCGTGTTTAAACGTATCTGATCTTTTTATTCTCGTATAATTCCTTGAAGTCAAGATTATTTACTTTTTAGTCCTTTCTGAGCAATTTTGGTATTAAAAAGAGGATTTTTATACCTTTAAAACTTATTTTAGGCTTCTAAAATGAGTGAAATAACAAGAAGATCACTATTAATCTTATACTAAGAACACATTTTTACAGATAATTTTTAAGCTTATGGTTTAAGATGGACTTAAAAACGGGTTAATTTGATAATCCTCGGCATGGTTTGTTTTCCCAACTTTTTGTTCGGGTGGCATAATGACATTTATATCATTTGAAAATTAAATATATATTGATGACATCGGATCTTTTGACTGATCTGCTAATCATTTTTGGGCTCTCAATTCCTGTAGTGTTTACTTTCTCAAAGCTAAAGATAGCCCCGATAGTGGGTTTCTTGCTCGCGGGAATTCTTTCCGGTCCTTTCGGATTAGGGCTGGTTAACGATATAGATAATATTGAAATGCTGGCTGAAATAGGAGTCGTACTTCTGCTCTTTACTATCGGCATGGAATTTTCCTTGAGGGAACTCCTGCAACTTCGCAGAATCGTAATCTTCGGAGGAGGGCTACAGCTTTCTATAACTGCTATTGCTGTTGCTTTTATTTTCCTCCTGCTAGGAAGTTCCAGGGAAACTGCTATTTTCCTCGGGCTTCTGGTGGCATTGAGCAGCACTGCAATTGTCCTTAAAATACTGCAGGAAAAAGGAGAAATTTACAGCCTCCATGGAAGAACCTCTCTGGGGATACTGATCTTCCAGGACGTGGCTGCAGTAGTAATTATTCTTTTGATCCCTCTCCTTGCAGGAACTGAGGGAACGGAAAAATCCTTCTTAGAGCTTATCCTGCAAGGGCTTGGACTCATATTATTTACCATTTTCAGCGCCAGATATGCAGTTCCTTTCATTATGTACCAGGTAGCAAAGACGCGCAACAGCGAGCTCTTTCTCCTGAGCGTTGTAGCAATAGGGCTCTCGGTTGCCTGGTTGACATCCATGGTTGGCCTTTCTCTGGCTCTCGGAGCTTTTCTTGCCGGCCTTATCATCTCAGAGTCCGAATATTCTGTCCAGGCACTCGGGAACTTAATCCCTTTCAGGGATATGTTCATGAGCATTTTTTTCGTTTCGATAGGGATGCTGCTTGACCTGGATATATTGAGAGAGCATTTGTCCTTTATACTGGCTGCGACTCTGGCAGTGCTGATCCTGAAAGCTGCAGCAAACTCTCTGAGCACTTTCCTCATAGGTTTCCCTATGCATACAATGATTCTGGTCGGTTTTTCCCTATCTCAGGTAGGGGAATTCTCACTGATTCTTGCAAAGACAGGCTTTACAAGCGGGTTGATATCTTCCGAAATTTACCAGGAATTCCTTGATATAGCCGTTATTTCCATGGTACTCACTCCTTTCATAATGGGCATGGGATACAGGACTACCTCTTTTGCCGAGTCGCTTCCCATTCCTTCAATAATAAAATCCGGGTGGTACAGGCATTTTAAGGAACACGAATCTCAGGAAATTCCCGAAAACCATGTGATTGTAGTAGGTTTCGGGGTAAATGGGAGAAACGTCGTGACAGCTGCAAAGTCAGCTTCTATCCCTTACAGGATAGTAGATATCAATCCAGAAACCATCAGGAAGGAAAAACAAAACGGAGAACACATCCTTTATGGAGATGCTGCCCAGAAAGCTGTGCTGGAACACGCAGGTATCCTGACTGCAAAATCAGTTGTCGTGACCGCAGGAGACCCTGCCAGTGCGAGAAGAATTATTGAAGCTGCCCGGAGGCTAAACCCGGAAGTCCATATTATTGCCAGAACACATTTCCTGAGCGAACTGGATAAGTTTTATGCTGCCGGGGCGGACGAGGTCATCTCTGATGAGTTTGAAAGCTCGATAGAGCTTTTTACAAGAGTACTCCACAGGTATCTGGTTCCAGGGAGCGAAATCGATTCTCTGGGTTCAACCTTACGTGCGAACCATTACAGGATGCTCCGCAGCCCTGATATCCTCCGGAAAAAGTTCTGTGACCTGGCTCTTGATTTTGCAGATGTAGAAATCAGGAGTATAAGAGTCGGGAAACTTTCCATGGGAGCAGGAAAAACGATTGGAGAGCTCAATATCCGGAAAAAGTACGGTGTTTCCATACTTGCAATTTCCAGACATCATAAACTGATCTCCGGGCTGCAAGCTGAGACTGAGATCCTTGCAGATGATATTCTGCTTGTAATCAGCCCGCCGGAAAAGCTTGATGAAGTTAAAAGACTTTTTGAAGATGGAGTGAAGTGATGTCTCCTTCCTCAATATTTTTTGTTAGATGGTATTGAGAATAAGCAGTTCTAAAGAAAATTCCAAAACTCTGGATACGCTAATATTACTTATAATATTATTACTCATTTACTTATTAAATTAGTATTTATTTTATTAGTGTTAACATTAATTATGTGTAATATCATAATTCGGTGGGGTCAAAAACTTCAATTTCAATCCTGATAATGGCAAATAAGATTTCAACTATACCTCTTTAATTTAAGTTTGCTTTCACATATCTTCGATTTGCAATATTTGTAAAATATTTTACTTTATAATTTGGTGGAAAACTCTTATGATGAGGGATTTTAAAGAAACCTTTCTCGAAGTTATTCAGGCAGTATTGCCTTTAACACTGGCAGTGATAGTGATCATGCTAGTGTTCACAGGTTCAAACCCGGTTCATTTTGTATCCTTTTTATCCGGCACAGTGCTGGTCATAATGGGAATGACTTTTTTCCTTATGGGTGTCAAACTGGGGATGCTGCCAATAGGTGAGGCAATCGGAGCTGATTTGCCAAAGCATGGTTCACTGATATTTATTGCAGTAGTAGCGTTTTTACTCTCCTTTCTTACAACGATTGCAGAGCCTGATGTAAGAGTTCTGAGCAGTATGATTGATTCAGTTTCAGAAGACAGCATAGACCGTAATTTACTGCTCATATCAATAGCTTTCGGAGTAGGATTCTTTGTGACCGCTTCCATTCTCAGGATAGTCTACGGAGTCTCGATAAAACATCTGTTTGCAATAAGTTATCTAATCATAATCTTACTGTCCTTTTTTACACCGTCTGAGTACCTTGCTATTTCCTTTGATGCAGGAGGCGTGACCACCGGACCTATGACCGTACCTGTAATTATGGCCCTGGGGATCGGGACAGCTTCGGTGTTGCAGGAGAGGTCTCAACTTTCTGAAGGTTTCGGGCTCATAGGTTTTGCATCGATAGGTCCCATACTCAGTATAATGCTGCTGGGGGTGCTTTCTTCATGAATTCTGCGAGTACAGAAGGAATATTGCTTGTGTTTCTCGAAGTTATTCAGGCACTTGCCCCTCTCGTGTTATTTTTTATAGTGTTCCAGTATTTTTACCTGAAGCTGCCTAGATCACAGTTGATCAAGCTCTTTACAGGAATATTTTTTACTGCAACCGGGATGATCTTATTTTTACACGGAGTCTATAGTGGTTTTTTCCCTGTGGGGATGGAAATAGGTGAATTTTTTGGTAATTCTAACAAAAAAAGCCTGTTAATCCCTATAGGTTTTGTCCTTGGATTTCTTGCCACCTTCGCAGAACCTGCCGTAAGAGTATTATGTTACCAGATTGAGGAATCTTCCAGTGGTTATATCAGTTCGAAACTTATGCTCTATACACTTTCTTCCGGAGTTGCTGTATTTGTTTCCATTGCGATGACAAAACTTGTTTACGGAATTCCTTTCATTTATATTATAGTCCCAGGATATTTGTTTGTCCTTGTTCTGTTATGGTTTTGCGACAAGGATTTTATTGCTATTGCATTTGACTCAGGAGGGGTTGCAACGGGTCCTATGGCTGTGACATTCCTCATGTCAATGGCAGTCGGAGTAGCCTCGGTGCAGGAAGGCGGAAATCCCATTGTAGACGGTTTTGGCCTGATTGCAATGATAGCACTTGCACCTATTATCTTTGTTATGCTTCTGGGTGTTTATATAAGATTTATCGGAGGTAGAAATAATGTCGAGTGAAGGAGATTTTGTATTAGTCGTAACGATTGTAAAAAAAGGATGGGGCGATGATGTAGTCAAGGCTTCCAGAAAGGCCGGTGCCCAGGGTGGAACAATTTTGTTTGGGCGAGGTACAGGTATACATGAAAACAAAAGTATCCTTGGTCTGATGA
The genomic region above belongs to Methanosarcina horonobensis HB-1 = JCM 15518 and contains:
- a CDS encoding monovalent cation:proton antiporter family protein; protein product: MTDLLIIFGLSIPVVFTFSKLKIAPIVGFLLAGILSGPFGLGLVNDIDNIEMLAEIGVVLLLFTIGMEFSLRELLQLRRIVIFGGGLQLSITAIAVAFIFLLLGSSRETAIFLGLLVALSSTAIVLKILQEKGEIYSLHGRTSLGILIFQDVAAVVIILLIPLLAGTEGTEKSFLELILQGLGLILFTIFSARYAVPFIMYQVAKTRNSELFLLSVVAIGLSVAWLTSMVGLSLALGAFLAGLIISESEYSVQALGNLIPFRDMFMSIFFVSIGMLLDLDILREHLSFILAATLAVLILKAAANSLSTFLIGFPMHTMILVGFSLSQVGEFSLILAKTGFTSGLISSEIYQEFLDIAVISMVLTPFIMGMGYRTTSFAESLPIPSIIKSGWYRHFKEHESQEIPENHVIVVGFGVNGRNVVTAAKSASIPYRIVDINPETIRKEKQNGEHILYGDAAQKAVLEHAGILTAKSVVVTAGDPASARRIIEAARRLNPEVHIIARTHFLSELDKFYAAGADEVISDEFESSIELFTRVLHRYLVPGSEIDSLGSTLRANHYRMLRSPDILRKKFCDLALDFADVEIRSIRVGKLSMGAGKTIGELNIRKKYGVSILAISRHHKLISGLQAETEILADDILLVISPPEKLDEVKRLFEDGVK
- the kamA gene encoding lysine 2,3-aminomutase; translation: MRSKIKDCFNVSEEEFSDWKWQYRHRITTVEELEKLIPLSESEKEDIKKALEVFPMAISPYYASLIDPEDPDCPIRMQAVPISAELQKSFWELEDPLCEDQDSPSEESCITHRYPDRVLFLISNRCGMYCRHCTRKRRVGNREYDYSEKAIREGIEYVRMHPEVRDVLLSGGDALLVSDKRLDWLLGELFSIPHVEIVRLGTRVPVTLPQRITPELCEILGKYPSVWLNTHFNHPKEITPESRKAVNMLARAGIPLGNQSVLLRGVNDCPVIIKNLCHELLRIKTRPYYLYQCDLSFGLEHFRTSVARGIEIIEMLRGHTSGLAVPTFVVDAPGGGGKIPVGPSYLISSSDTGVTLRNYEGVICMYPEPAEYSAKCQQKCSICDKHPGLKSDTGLAKLYDEENDIIALEPEGLERKQRF
- a CDS encoding DUF1538 domain-containing protein → MNSASTEGILLVFLEVIQALAPLVLFFIVFQYFYLKLPRSQLIKLFTGIFFTATGMILFLHGVYSGFFPVGMEIGEFFGNSNKKSLLIPIGFVLGFLATFAEPAVRVLCYQIEESSSGYISSKLMLYTLSSGVAVFVSIAMTKLVYGIPFIYIIVPGYLFVLVLLWFCDKDFIAIAFDSGGVATGPMAVTFLMSMAVGVASVQEGGNPIVDGFGLIAMIALAPIIFVMLLGVYIRFIGGRNNVE
- a CDS encoding DUF1538 domain-containing protein, whose translation is MMRDFKETFLEVIQAVLPLTLAVIVIMLVFTGSNPVHFVSFLSGTVLVIMGMTFFLMGVKLGMLPIGEAIGADLPKHGSLIFIAVVAFLLSFLTTIAEPDVRVLSSMIDSVSEDSIDRNLLLISIAFGVGFFVTASILRIVYGVSIKHLFAISYLIIILLSFFTPSEYLAISFDAGGVTTGPMTVPVIMALGIGTASVLQERSQLSEGFGLIGFASIGPILSIMLLGVLSS